GATGGCATCGAAAACAACAGCGGAGGGGTCTGCCCCCGACTTTTGTTTAATAAGGGGAACATCTGTTCTTTGGCTCCATATTTCCAGCTGTTCGATTGCTGCTGCCCTGAAGGTATCCGCTGCAACGAGCATAACGGACAGCCCGCCTTTTTTAAAGCGGTGGGCCATTTTGCCGATGGTCGTAGTTTTCCCCGTTCCGTTAACCCCCAGGACCATGATGGTAAAAAGCTTATTTCTCGGGATACGCAATGGAGCTTCCCTCTCTTTGAGAATATCCATCACACTCTTCTCCATTGCTTTTCTGAGCACCTCAGGGCTGTCAAGGTCGTCCCTTTTTACGATTGATTTCATGTTGTCGATCAGATCGTAAGTAAAAGCAGGACCTACATCAGCCGTAATAAGAACTTCTTCCAGTTCTTCAAAGAGGTCATCGTCTATGATCCTCTCGCCGAGGATCATTTCATCGACACTCTTAACAAAAGACCCTCTCGTTTTGGAGAGCCCCGTCTTTAATTTTTCAAAAAAACTGTCATTTTTGCTATTGTTTTCCGGCATTTTCGAATTCCTGAATTGAACTTTCATATATAAATAACACGGACAAACAAATTTGTCCATGCCACCTGCCGACCCTACTGCTGATAGTTGAATGTTTACATCAATTGAAGCTTACGGAAACTGTGGTTGAAATGCCCTCTTTCTCCATTGTAACCCCGAAGAGGTTGTCTGCGACTTCCATGGTTTTCTTGTTGTGGGTTACCAGAATGATCTGGGAGTTTGCTGAAGTATCTTTTATTAATTGATTGAACAGAGTTATGTTTGCATCATCCAGTGCCGCATCAACTTCATCAAGTACCAAAAATGGAGTTGGACGATATAAAAGAATGGAAAAAATCAGGGCAACAGCGGCAAGGGACTTTTCCCCGCCTGACAAAAGTGTAATATTCTGAGGTTTCTTGCCGGGGAGTTGGATATCTATATCCACACCTGCATTCAGCATGTCTGTCTCATCGGTGAGCCGGAGTTCTCCTCTACCTCCCTGAAAGAGCCTGGAAAATACCTCTTTAAACCGCTGGTTAACGACGGTGAAGGTTTCTGAGAATCTTTTTCTGGATATTCTGTTGATCCTTGATATGGTTCTCTGGAGCGTATCCAGCGATGAATTCAAATCCGCAACCTGAGAAATCAGAAAATCGTACCTTTCTTTGAGTTTCTCATGTTCGCTCAGAGCCAGCAGGTTGACCTCTCCGAAATTTTCAACAGACTTCCTGTTTCTGTCGAGTCTATTTTTCAATTCCTCAATGTCAGATTCACCAAGCCT
The Syntrophales bacterium DNA segment above includes these coding regions:
- the ftsY gene encoding signal recognition particle-docking protein FtsY, coding for MPENNSKNDSFFEKLKTGLSKTRGSFVKSVDEMILGERIIDDDLFEELEEVLITADVGPAFTYDLIDNMKSIVKRDDLDSPEVLRKAMEKSVMDILKEREAPLRIPRNKLFTIMVLGVNGTGKTTTIGKMAHRFKKGGLSVMLVAADTFRAAAIEQLEIWSQRTDVPLIKQKSGADPSAVVFDAIHSAKSRKTEVMIIDTAGRLHTKVNLMDELKKTKRIMERELPGSPHETLLVLDATTGQNAVSQVKMFNEEVGVTGIALTKLDGTAKGGIIIRIAHELNIPIRYIGIGEGIDDLRRFNSKEFVKALFW